One Coleofasciculus sp. FACHB-T130 DNA segment encodes these proteins:
- a CDS encoding ABC transporter permease — protein sequence MKSQTSLHLGKTLKSSQFQTLIADSLTVFWGDWLDLRVRIVQVAASGLISPLIYILAFGLGLGSSIKPGVGISGNYNNYLEFILPGMVALSSMVISFTGTTFSICGDRLFSKTFEEMLLVPVHPLALHLGKMLAGVVRGLMTAGSVILVAVLFTGKVWSFLNPLFLLLVVLNCAVFAGLGVIVGLSVRSLEAVGLYNNFVIIPMSFLGATFFEPATLPAALKVVVYLLPLTYTSIGLRAAAYLPMSQFPWYSVPILAVMAIALSFVGAYQFAHQQD from the coding sequence GTGAAATCACAAACGTCGCTACATCTGGGCAAAACCTTAAAAAGCTCCCAGTTTCAAACTCTGATTGCCGATAGTCTCACCGTTTTTTGGGGGGATTGGTTAGATTTACGTGTCCGAATTGTGCAGGTGGCGGCGTCTGGGCTAATATCGCCTCTGATTTACATTCTGGCGTTTGGATTGGGGTTGGGTAGCTCTATCAAGCCTGGTGTGGGGATTAGCGGTAATTACAATAACTATCTGGAATTCATTTTGCCGGGGATGGTAGCGCTATCGTCGATGGTGATTAGTTTCACCGGCACGACATTTTCCATCTGTGGCGATCGCTTGTTCTCGAAAACTTTTGAAGAAATGCTGCTGGTACCAGTGCATCCTCTCGCTTTGCACTTAGGAAAAATGCTAGCTGGTGTGGTGCGGGGATTAATGACGGCGGGTTCGGTGATTTTAGTGGCGGTACTCTTTACTGGCAAGGTTTGGAGTTTTTTGAACCCTTTGTTTCTACTGCTGGTCGTGCTGAATTGCGCGGTGTTTGCTGGGTTGGGTGTGATTGTCGGTTTAAGCGTGCGATCGCTCGAAGCGGTTGGTCTTTACAATAATTTTGTAATCATCCCCATGTCATTTTTAGGGGCAACATTCTTCGAGCCTGCAACTCTCCCGGCTGCCCTCAAAGTAGTCGTCTATCTGTTGCCTCTGACTTATACCAGTATTGGTTTACGCGCCGCAGCTTACTTGCCAATGTCGCAGTTTCCCTGGTACTCGGTGCCGATTTTAGCGGTGATGGCGATCGCGCTTTCCTTCGTTGGTGCTTATCAATTCGCTCATCAACAAGATTAA
- the ychF gene encoding redox-regulated ATPase YchF — MLRAGIVGLPNVGKSTLFNALVANAKAEAANFPFCTIEPNVGVVSVPDERLNALANISSSAQIIPTRVEFVDIAGLVKGASQGEGLGNQFLSHIREVDAIVHVVRCFENDDIIHVAGSVDPARDIDIINLELALADLSQVERRIERTRKAARTSKEGQIELAALEKLSALLNEGKPARRANLNEEEAEALKGLGLLTGKPIIYAANVSEDDLATGNKYVEQVREIATQENAQVVIVSAQVEAELVELPEEDKAEFLGSLGVEEGGLKSLIRATYELLGLRTYFTTGPKETRAWTIQAGMTAPQAAGVIHSDFERGFIRAETVAYQDLVTTGSMNAAKEKGLVRSEGKEYIVKEGDVMLFRFNV; from the coding sequence ATGCTTAGAGCCGGAATTGTCGGACTTCCCAACGTCGGAAAATCTACCTTATTTAACGCCTTGGTTGCCAATGCCAAGGCTGAAGCTGCCAATTTCCCTTTTTGCACCATCGAACCCAATGTCGGTGTCGTGTCGGTGCCAGATGAACGGTTAAACGCCCTGGCTAATATTTCCAGTTCGGCGCAAATTATCCCGACGCGGGTTGAGTTTGTGGATATTGCTGGTTTAGTGAAAGGTGCTAGTCAGGGGGAAGGACTGGGTAATCAATTTTTGTCCCACATTCGGGAAGTTGATGCCATTGTTCATGTAGTGCGCTGTTTCGAGAATGATGACATTATCCACGTTGCTGGATCTGTTGACCCAGCGCGAGATATTGACATTATTAATTTGGAGCTTGCTTTAGCAGATTTATCTCAAGTAGAGCGACGTATTGAGCGCACCCGCAAAGCTGCCCGTACCAGCAAAGAAGGACAGATTGAACTCGCTGCTTTAGAAAAATTGAGCGCTTTATTAAATGAAGGCAAACCAGCGCGTCGGGCTAACTTAAATGAAGAAGAAGCTGAAGCGCTCAAAGGATTAGGATTGCTCACAGGTAAACCAATTATTTATGCTGCCAATGTCTCTGAGGATGATTTGGCAACGGGCAATAAATATGTAGAACAAGTGCGAGAAATTGCGACCCAAGAAAATGCCCAAGTCGTAATTGTTTCTGCCCAAGTGGAAGCGGAATTAGTCGAATTACCAGAAGAAGATAAAGCTGAGTTTCTGGGTTCTCTTGGTGTGGAAGAAGGTGGATTAAAATCTCTGATTCGCGCAACTTACGAACTTTTAGGCTTGCGTACCTACTTTACAACTGGTCCTAAAGAAACTCGCGCTTGGACGATTCAAGCCGGAATGACAGCACCCCAAGCAGCAGGCGTCATCCACTCTGATTTTGAGCGCGGTTTTATTCGGGCGGAGACAGTCGCCTACCAAGATTTAGTAACAACTGGTTCCATGAATGCTGCGAAGGAAAAAGGCTTAGTCCGTAGTGAAGGGAAGGAATATATTGTCAAAGAAGGCGATGTAATGCTGTTCCGGTTTAATGTGTAG
- a CDS encoding clostripain-related cysteine peptidase — protein MPYDNDLSKFGTPIMNMLAKSVKSDNILVAIQCDFSGAKKISRNILTKGNISTQSLNTANSASEEAFSEYLNWAKSQFQAKKWAIVFLGHGGRLDEISPDEHPEPGLNLKTQWMNIQKLSGLLANFNQQVGKRVELVFFQNCNKGTIEANYTFRDTAKYTLSSQLLLGVPNYYYEQLFNFLGRQPEISGGQLAEKIMEFESSDMYHSYTAINNRAITQLSAKINPLIDAVLAANIKNINLSNLTTYKYMGERFVDVVSFFKTITNQSGANQNRYNEFVDFLNNSIIYKVKQNGTLFRPIPEYENFSGLGIFFPESKQELEKYCDFQAFENLKLLKLFDAIIVS, from the coding sequence ATGCCTTATGATAACGACCTTTCAAAGTTTGGCACTCCTATTATGAATATGCTTGCCAAAAGTGTGAAAAGCGACAATATTCTTGTAGCGATACAATGTGATTTTAGCGGAGCTAAAAAAATTTCAAGAAACATCCTTACTAAAGGAAATATTTCTACTCAAAGCTTAAATACAGCAAACAGCGCGAGTGAAGAAGCTTTTTCTGAATACCTTAATTGGGCTAAGTCGCAATTTCAAGCTAAAAAATGGGCAATTGTATTCTTAGGACATGGGGGTCGTTTAGATGAAATTAGCCCAGATGAACACCCTGAACCAGGCTTGAATTTAAAAACTCAGTGGATGAATATCCAAAAATTAAGCGGTCTGCTCGCAAATTTTAATCAGCAAGTAGGCAAGCGGGTGGAGTTAGTTTTCTTTCAAAATTGCAATAAAGGAACTATTGAAGCCAACTATACTTTTCGAGATACAGCGAAATATACTCTTTCTTCCCAATTACTGCTAGGTGTTCCCAATTATTATTACGAGCAATTATTTAATTTTTTGGGGCGTCAACCAGAAATTAGTGGAGGACAGCTAGCGGAAAAGATTATGGAGTTTGAATCTAGCGATATGTACCATAGCTATACCGCTATCAATAATCGTGCTATCACGCAACTATCTGCAAAAATTAATCCGCTTATTGATGCAGTTCTGGCAGCTAATATAAAAAATATAAATTTGAGCAACCTGACAACTTATAAGTATATGGGCGAACGGTTTGTCGATGTTGTCTCATTTTTTAAAACTATCACCAATCAGTCAGGCGCAAATCAAAATAGATACAATGAATTCGTTGATTTTTTAAATAATTCAATCATTTATAAAGTAAAACAAAATGGTACATTATTTCGTCCTATTCCAGAATATGAAAATTTTTCGGGGCTTGGTATCTTTTTCCCGGAAAGCAAGCAGGAGCTGGAAAAATACTGCGATTTCCAGGCTTTTGAGAACTTGAAACTTCTCAAACTTTTCGACGCAATTATCGTTAGCTGA